A region from the Spirochaeta thermophila DSM 6192 genome encodes:
- the tkt gene encoding transketolase, producing the protein MDRKALEKIALSVRSLSMDAVEAAKSGHPGLPLGAAEIGAVLFGEVLRLSPHDPAWINRDRFVLSAGHGSMWLYSLLHLAGFDLPLDEIKRFRQLGSKTPGHPEYGHTAGVETTTGPLGQGFANAVGMAIAQEMLAARFNTPEFPLIDHYVYALAGDGCLMEGVSAEAASLAGHLKLGRLIVFYDSNRITIEGETDLAFTEDVGARFSAYGWQVLEGDGYDMEGILSLVEKAKAERERPTLIILHTTIGKGAPNKAGSHEVHGAPLGPEEVKASKRRLGIPEDVQFYVAPEAYAYFEERRKAWRGEYDRWQRMFSEWARTYPEKKAEWDRFFGPVDLSKVSFPSFERGSKVATRKASGEVLKALAAGVPNLVGGSADLAPSNNTALPGYGDFSVEDRTGRTLHYGVREHAMGAVANGIALYGGLRTFCATFLVFSDYMRPPIRLAALMGLPVTYVFTHDSIFVGEDGPTHQPVEHLASLRAIPNLLVLRPGDAEETVLAWRLAMESSSTPVVLALSRQGLPVYEKPAAWEEDARRGAYVVKDCEGTPDVVVVATGSEVSLALAAAGEAEGRRVRVVSMLSRELFLSQDEAFRERIVPRDVRTVVVEAGVALGWEGFVARRDDLVTLDRFGLSGPGGQVAEALGLSKERVKQRIMGQ; encoded by the coding sequence ATGGACAGGAAAGCTCTGGAGAAGATAGCGCTCTCGGTACGTAGTCTCTCCATGGACGCGGTGGAGGCGGCCAAGTCGGGACATCCTGGTCTTCCTCTGGGTGCGGCAGAGATAGGTGCGGTGCTCTTCGGGGAGGTGCTCAGGCTCTCGCCTCATGATCCGGCCTGGATCAACCGGGATCGGTTCGTCCTCTCGGCAGGTCATGGTTCCATGTGGCTCTACTCCCTCCTCCACCTCGCCGGTTTCGATCTCCCCTTGGACGAGATCAAACGGTTCCGCCAGCTCGGTTCCAAGACGCCGGGGCATCCGGAGTACGGTCACACGGCCGGGGTGGAGACCACCACGGGCCCGCTCGGGCAAGGGTTTGCGAACGCGGTGGGCATGGCCATCGCGCAGGAGATGCTCGCCGCCAGGTTCAACACTCCGGAGTTCCCTCTCATCGATCACTACGTGTACGCCCTCGCAGGCGACGGGTGTCTCATGGAGGGGGTGAGTGCAGAGGCCGCCTCTCTCGCGGGGCACCTCAAGCTCGGCAGGCTCATCGTGTTCTACGATTCGAACCGTATCACCATAGAGGGTGAGACCGACCTCGCCTTCACCGAGGATGTGGGTGCTCGTTTCAGTGCGTACGGCTGGCAGGTCTTGGAAGGCGACGGGTACGACATGGAGGGGATCCTCTCCCTCGTCGAGAAGGCGAAGGCCGAACGGGAACGCCCGACGCTCATCATCCTTCACACCACGATCGGGAAAGGCGCTCCGAACAAGGCCGGCTCCCACGAGGTGCACGGCGCTCCGTTGGGGCCCGAGGAGGTGAAGGCCTCGAAACGGAGGCTGGGGATCCCCGAGGACGTGCAGTTCTACGTGGCACCCGAGGCCTACGCCTACTTCGAGGAGCGACGGAAGGCCTGGAGGGGGGAGTACGACAGGTGGCAGCGGATGTTCTCCGAGTGGGCGCGCACGTACCCCGAGAAGAAGGCGGAATGGGACAGGTTCTTCGGCCCGGTCGATCTCTCGAAGGTGAGCTTCCCCTCTTTCGAGCGTGGGAGCAAGGTGGCGACCAGAAAGGCGAGCGGGGAGGTGCTCAAGGCCCTTGCCGCAGGTGTCCCGAACCTGGTGGGCGGGTCCGCGGATCTCGCGCCGTCCAACAACACGGCCCTCCCCGGATATGGGGACTTCAGTGTCGAGGATCGTACGGGGAGGACCCTCCACTACGGGGTGAGGGAGCACGCCATGGGGGCCGTGGCGAACGGTATCGCCCTCTATGGGGGCCTCCGCACCTTCTGCGCCACCTTCCTGGTCTTTTCAGACTACATGCGTCCCCCCATCAGGCTCGCCGCCCTCATGGGGCTCCCCGTGACGTACGTCTTCACCCACGACTCGATCTTCGTCGGAGAGGACGGCCCGACCCACCAGCCGGTGGAGCACCTGGCCTCCCTCCGTGCCATTCCCAACCTCCTGGTGCTGAGGCCGGGGGATGCGGAGGAGACGGTGTTGGCCTGGAGGCTCGCCATGGAGAGCTCCTCCACCCCGGTGGTGCTCGCCCTCTCACGGCAGGGACTGCCCGTCTACGAGAAGCCTGCAGCCTGGGAAGAGGACGCACGGCGTGGGGCTTACGTGGTGAAGGACTGCGAGGGCACCCCCGATGTGGTGGTGGTGGCCACCGGGTCCGAGGTCTCGCTCGCCCTTGCGGCCGCAGGAGAGGCGGAAGGAAGGCGGGTCAGGGTGGTCTCCATGCTTTCGAGGGAGCTCTTCCTCTCACAGGACGAAGCCTTCCGGGAGAGGATCGTTCCCCGCGATGTGAGGACCGTGGTGGTGGAAGCCGGTGTGGCCCTCGGATGGGAGGGGTTCGTCGCCCGGAGGGACGACCTCGTCACCCTGGATCGATTCGGCTTGTCCGGTCCCGGGGGCCAGGTGGCCGAGGCGCTCGGCCTCTCGAAGGAGCGGGTGAAACAGAGGATCATGGGGCAGTGA
- a CDS encoding xylulokinase → MAYLLGFDVGSSSIKASLLDAETGKRVAQAVSPQVELEIKALKPGWAEQSPLTWWEHVKRAAAMVREQAPSGMAQVAGIGISYQMHGLVTLDREGRPLRDAIIWCDSRAVPYGEKAFRALGPERCLAELLNSPGNFTAAKLAWVKEHEPDVFERIWKIMLPGDYIAYRFTGRVATTPSGLSEGILWDVKDDGPARFLMEYFGFPEDILPEVVPSFSDQGRVLKEVAEELGIPAGVPVAYRAGDQPNNAFSLAVLNPGEAAATAGTSGVVYGVTDRPAYDTRSRVNTFVHVNHGKTHPRYGVLLCLNGTGILNRWVKQQAVDLDDRTVGYEVLNEWASRVPVGSEGVVILPYGNGAERTLENRDIGGSIHHLNFNIHRREHLLRAAQEGIVFALAYGMEIMEEMGMPTEVVRAGHANMFLSPLFREAFANTTGARIELFDTDGSEGAARGAGVGVGIYSRPEEAYVGLSRKGEVSPEPDLMERYREAYERWKETLRTVLGG, encoded by the coding sequence ATGGCATACCTTCTCGGATTCGATGTGGGAAGCTCTTCCATAAAGGCCTCTCTCCTGGATGCGGAGACGGGAAAGAGGGTGGCCCAGGCCGTCTCTCCGCAGGTTGAACTGGAGATCAAGGCGCTGAAACCGGGGTGGGCCGAGCAGAGCCCCCTCACCTGGTGGGAACACGTGAAGCGGGCCGCGGCCATGGTGAGGGAGCAGGCCCCCTCCGGGATGGCCCAGGTGGCGGGTATCGGGATCTCCTACCAGATGCACGGGCTCGTGACGTTGGACAGGGAGGGGAGGCCGCTCCGTGATGCCATCATCTGGTGTGACAGCAGGGCCGTGCCCTATGGGGAGAAGGCCTTCAGAGCGCTCGGACCCGAGCGATGTCTCGCCGAGTTGCTCAACTCGCCCGGCAATTTCACGGCCGCGAAGCTCGCGTGGGTGAAGGAGCATGAACCCGATGTCTTTGAGAGGATCTGGAAGATCATGCTCCCCGGGGACTACATCGCGTACCGTTTCACGGGGAGGGTGGCGACCACCCCTTCGGGGTTGAGCGAAGGTATCCTCTGGGACGTGAAGGATGACGGACCCGCCCGCTTCCTCATGGAGTACTTCGGCTTCCCCGAGGATATCCTGCCCGAGGTGGTACCCTCGTTCTCCGATCAGGGGCGCGTCCTCAAGGAGGTGGCCGAGGAACTGGGGATTCCCGCGGGGGTCCCCGTGGCCTACCGGGCGGGGGACCAGCCGAACAACGCCTTCTCCCTGGCGGTGCTCAATCCGGGAGAGGCGGCCGCCACGGCGGGTACTTCGGGGGTGGTCTACGGCGTGACCGACCGACCGGCCTATGATACCCGATCCCGTGTGAACACCTTCGTCCACGTGAACCACGGGAAAACCCATCCCCGTTACGGGGTGCTCCTCTGCCTCAACGGTACGGGGATCCTCAACCGGTGGGTCAAGCAACAGGCGGTGGATCTCGACGATCGTACGGTGGGCTACGAGGTCCTCAACGAGTGGGCCTCCCGGGTGCCCGTGGGGAGCGAGGGGGTGGTGATCCTGCCGTACGGGAACGGGGCGGAACGGACCCTGGAGAACAGGGACATCGGGGGCTCGATCCATCACCTCAACTTCAACATACACCGGCGGGAGCATCTCCTCAGGGCCGCACAGGAGGGGATCGTCTTCGCCCTTGCGTATGGCATGGAGATCATGGAGGAGATGGGGATGCCCACCGAGGTGGTACGCGCCGGGCATGCGAACATGTTCCTGAGCCCCCTCTTCAGGGAGGCCTTTGCGAACACCACGGGTGCGAGAATAGAGTTGTTCGATACGGATGGTTCGGAAGGTGCGGCGAGGGGTGCGGGCGTGGGTGTCGGGATCTACTCCAGGCCGGAGGAGGCCTACGTGGGGCTCTCCCGGAAGGGGGAGGTCTCGCCGGAGCCGGACCTCATGGAGCGATACCGCGAGGCCTACGAACGGTGGAAGGAGACCCTCCGCACCGTGTTGGGCGGGTAG
- a CDS encoding tetratricopeptide repeat protein — translation MRLRIVPVCAASFLVMISMGCRTTQPGETVLPEEEFPYQAISYFVELGRPEDAIRAFEEASARAPEDPETRLLYVNLLLMAGKETEAEAELSKILEEYPDHVGALYTLALLEGARGREEEHRRLLERILVLDPHHTGARAALGELLLSKKQYARAEKEFTTVLEQDPGDLVALVGLGNVYLRTRKAEKAAEVLTRAIQEAPDYPFAYADRARAWQMLDEPEKAERDISRAIELDPGFSWHYYDRARILISEGQMDRALEDLSRAILLDPSNFLAYVYRARIYDGKGMMKEACSDYARALELRPDYYYIYVPYAVSLYHEKDYRGAAGYFDKGFDAYPSEYPLILLAATAYKRAGDDRMMRDYLTRRMPQIPRDSIYYFVARYYLEGKGDSLVLTRLRDIADKVERTRVYFFLGIMAEEEGHPRLAQTYFTEVADNPSLRAIEGRMASWEMEKYR, via the coding sequence ATGAGACTGCGGATCGTTCCGGTCTGCGCGGCGTCGTTTCTGGTGATGATCTCGATGGGCTGCAGGACGACACAGCCCGGTGAGACCGTGCTGCCCGAGGAGGAGTTCCCCTATCAGGCGATCAGCTACTTCGTGGAACTCGGCAGGCCCGAGGACGCCATCAGGGCCTTCGAGGAGGCCTCCGCCCGTGCCCCGGAGGATCCCGAGACCCGGCTCCTCTACGTGAACCTCCTCCTCATGGCGGGGAAGGAGACGGAGGCCGAGGCGGAGCTCTCGAAGATCCTCGAGGAGTACCCCGACCACGTGGGTGCCCTCTACACCCTCGCCCTCCTCGAGGGTGCCCGGGGCAGGGAAGAGGAACACCGACGTCTCCTCGAGCGCATCCTGGTCCTGGATCCCCACCACACGGGTGCGAGAGCCGCGCTCGGCGAGCTCCTTCTCTCGAAGAAACAGTACGCACGGGCCGAGAAGGAGTTCACCACGGTTCTCGAGCAAGATCCCGGGGACCTGGTGGCCCTCGTAGGACTCGGCAACGTGTACCTCAGGACCAGGAAGGCCGAGAAGGCGGCCGAAGTGCTCACCCGGGCGATCCAGGAGGCCCCCGACTATCCTTTCGCCTATGCCGACAGGGCGAGGGCCTGGCAGATGCTGGATGAGCCCGAGAAGGCGGAGCGGGACATCTCACGGGCGATCGAACTCGACCCGGGGTTCTCATGGCACTACTACGACCGCGCGAGGATCCTCATCTCGGAGGGACAGATGGATCGGGCCCTGGAGGATCTCTCACGCGCGATCCTCCTGGATCCTTCCAATTTTCTCGCCTATGTCTACAGGGCGAGGATATACGACGGCAAGGGCATGATGAAGGAGGCCTGCAGCGACTATGCCCGGGCCCTGGAGCTCAGGCCGGACTACTATTACATCTACGTCCCTTACGCGGTGAGTCTCTACCATGAAAAGGACTACCGAGGGGCTGCGGGGTACTTCGACAAGGGGTTCGATGCGTACCCCTCCGAATACCCTCTGATCCTCCTTGCGGCCACGGCCTACAAACGCGCCGGGGACGACCGGATGATGCGGGACTATCTCACCCGGAGGATGCCTCAGATCCCCCGGGACTCCATCTACTACTTCGTGGCGCGTTACTACCTCGAGGGGAAGGGTGACAGCCTGGTCCTCACCAGGCTTCGGGACATAGCGGACAAGGTCGAGAGGACGAGGGTGTACTTCTTCCTGGGGATCATGGCCGAAGAGGAGGGCCATCCCCGGCTCGCCCAGACCTACTTCACCGAGGTGGCGGACAACCCCTCCCTCCGGGCGATCGAGGGAAGGATGGCGTCGTGGGAGATGGAGAAGTACCGATGA
- a CDS encoding DHH family phosphoesterase has protein sequence MRVSELLDVLVPGVPVCVLVHDYPDHDAVASAAGLVWLLSRRGWEAQVVYRGMLESESLKEALSRYPVPLSSLDGVDETSVQFVVVDGFYGSGHVPSVGGKVMGVIDHHEPEAFPPPEGIPFVDVRPSYGACASIVYEYLRDLDLSPPSWLATFLMLAILMDTEFLARGVSPAEMDALAGLYRMGDLSEATGILSNSLVIEDLPVLSGMWRRLELSPPGGFVFVDGPARSEVMAVMGDLILRFREITCVFLCARDGDGYRISVRSEDGRLPAWMVVRRVLEGYGVGGGHVHMGGGRVDAGVWPGEKVMRERFISVVKELV, from the coding sequence ATGAGGGTGTCCGAGCTCCTGGACGTGCTCGTTCCGGGTGTGCCGGTGTGCGTCCTGGTGCACGACTATCCCGACCATGATGCGGTGGCCTCGGCTGCAGGACTGGTGTGGCTCCTTTCGCGGAGGGGGTGGGAGGCGCAGGTGGTCTACAGGGGGATGCTGGAGAGTGAGTCGCTCAAGGAAGCGCTCTCCCGCTATCCCGTGCCGCTTTCGTCCCTCGACGGGGTGGACGAGACGAGTGTCCAGTTCGTGGTGGTGGACGGGTTCTATGGAAGCGGCCACGTGCCCTCCGTGGGCGGGAAGGTGATGGGAGTGATCGACCACCACGAACCGGAGGCGTTTCCCCCGCCTGAGGGGATTCCCTTCGTGGATGTGAGGCCTTCGTACGGGGCGTGCGCCTCCATCGTGTACGAGTATCTCCGGGATCTCGACCTCTCCCCCCCCTCCTGGCTCGCGACGTTCCTCATGCTCGCCATCCTCATGGACACCGAGTTCCTGGCAAGGGGTGTCTCGCCTGCGGAGATGGACGCCCTCGCCGGGCTCTACAGGATGGGGGATCTCTCCGAGGCGACGGGTATCCTTTCCAATTCGCTCGTGATCGAGGACCTTCCTGTGCTCTCCGGGATGTGGCGCAGGCTCGAGTTGTCTCCTCCGGGGGGCTTCGTGTTCGTGGATGGGCCGGCGAGGAGCGAGGTCATGGCGGTCATGGGGGACCTCATCCTCCGGTTCAGGGAGATCACCTGCGTCTTCCTCTGTGCGAGGGATGGGGACGGCTACAGGATCTCGGTGAGGAGCGAGGACGGGCGGCTGCCGGCCTGGATGGTGGTACGCCGGGTGCTCGAGGGGTATGGTGTGGGAGGAGGACACGTCCACATGGGTGGGGGACGGGTGGATGCAGGGGTGTGGCCGGGCGAGAAGGTGATGAGGGAGCGATTCATATCGGTGGTAAAGGAGTTGGTATGA
- a CDS encoding TraB/GumN family protein, whose product MSDVHTTDTVKRLVFADREIILVGTAHVSKQSVEDVRVVIREEAPDGVCVEIDPQRLSVLRQEERWTNLDVYRVLREGRGFMLLANLVLSSFQRRIGLETGVKPGEEMKAAVESAEELGIPYHTCDRDVQVTLRRAWARTSLWGRAKLLAALLASAFEDEKISADEVERLKRTDALQAMMEELASYLPEVKEVLIDERDVYLARRIWESPGRKLVAVVGAGHLEGVVRHLERCAAGDEGVAFGDLETVPPSGRAGRVVGWLIPAVVVGLIAGGVVRHGWEGGLRMFLLWVGVNGGLAGLGTILAGGHPLTILAGVLSAPFTSMTPVVGVGLVTGLVEASLRRPRVGDLERLNEDIASWKGFFRNRVTRILLVFFFSSVGSVIGTFVGIPWLASFLGG is encoded by the coding sequence ATGAGCGATGTGCACACGACGGATACGGTGAAGCGGTTGGTCTTCGCCGACAGGGAGATCATTCTGGTGGGCACGGCGCACGTCTCGAAACAGAGCGTGGAGGATGTGCGGGTGGTGATCAGGGAGGAAGCGCCGGACGGGGTGTGTGTGGAGATCGATCCACAGCGCCTTTCCGTCCTGAGGCAGGAGGAGAGGTGGACGAACCTCGATGTCTATCGGGTGCTCCGGGAGGGGAGGGGGTTCATGCTCCTGGCCAACCTGGTCCTCTCCTCGTTCCAGCGGAGGATTGGGCTCGAGACCGGGGTGAAGCCGGGGGAGGAGATGAAGGCTGCGGTGGAGAGCGCCGAGGAGCTGGGAATACCGTACCACACGTGCGACAGGGATGTGCAGGTGACCCTGCGAAGGGCCTGGGCGCGGACTTCCTTGTGGGGGAGGGCGAAGTTGCTCGCCGCTCTCCTGGCTTCCGCATTCGAGGACGAGAAGATATCGGCCGACGAGGTGGAACGGCTCAAGCGGACCGACGCCCTCCAGGCCATGATGGAGGAGCTTGCCTCCTACCTCCCCGAGGTCAAGGAGGTGCTCATCGACGAACGGGACGTGTACCTGGCGCGGAGGATATGGGAGAGTCCGGGGCGGAAGCTGGTGGCGGTGGTGGGGGCGGGGCACCTGGAGGGGGTCGTGCGCCACCTCGAGCGGTGCGCCGCAGGCGATGAGGGGGTGGCGTTCGGGGATCTGGAGACGGTTCCTCCTTCCGGAAGGGCGGGGAGGGTGGTGGGGTGGCTTATCCCGGCGGTGGTGGTGGGGCTCATCGCGGGCGGGGTGGTGCGACATGGCTGGGAAGGTGGTCTGCGTATGTTCCTCCTGTGGGTGGGGGTGAACGGGGGGCTCGCGGGGTTGGGGACGATCCTGGCGGGCGGTCATCCGCTCACCATACTCGCCGGGGTTCTCTCCGCACCGTTCACCTCGATGACACCCGTGGTGGGGGTGGGGCTGGTCACAGGCCTGGTGGAGGCCTCGCTCCGCAGGCCTCGGGTGGGCGATCTCGAGCGGCTCAACGAGGATATCGCCTCCTGGAAGGGGTTCTTCCGGAATAGGGTCACTCGTATCCTCCTGGTGTTCTTCTTCTCTTCCGTGGGAAGCGTGATAGGGACCTTCGTGGGTATCCCTTGGCTCGCTTCGTTCCTGGGGGGATGA
- a CDS encoding YdcF family protein — MRFLLSKFVGTLLVPPGLWVVFALLVGVVSLRRGSRRGAVAAWVFAGFLYLGNTHLVEHLLLAPLERAFPVWDGGGGVRYVVVLGGGAQAGTPAGDVPGVVTLARLWGGLRYARMLGVPLVLAGGSVWDEGKSEGEMMADLVRELGWEEVVVEGESRTTWENARNTARMVGRGPVLLVTSAYHMQRAVWCFRAQGVEVIPAPVDFRDERPAHWIFYLGISAEAARDVQAALREYVGMVWYRVAYGAGLP, encoded by the coding sequence GTGCGTTTCCTCCTCTCCAAGTTCGTGGGGACGCTCCTCGTGCCTCCGGGGCTGTGGGTGGTCTTCGCCCTGCTCGTGGGGGTGGTCTCTCTTCGCCGGGGCTCCCGACGGGGGGCCGTCGCGGCCTGGGTGTTCGCGGGGTTCCTCTACCTGGGGAACACGCACCTGGTCGAGCACCTCCTCCTCGCACCGCTCGAGCGGGCCTTCCCGGTGTGGGATGGCGGGGGCGGGGTGCGCTACGTGGTGGTGCTGGGGGGAGGGGCACAGGCGGGGACCCCGGCCGGGGATGTGCCGGGGGTGGTGACACTCGCGCGGTTGTGGGGCGGGCTGCGGTACGCCCGGATGCTCGGGGTGCCGCTCGTGCTCGCGGGGGGGAGTGTGTGGGATGAGGGGAAGAGCGAGGGGGAGATGATGGCGGATCTGGTACGGGAGCTCGGGTGGGAGGAGGTGGTGGTGGAGGGGGAGAGCAGGACGACGTGGGAGAATGCCCGCAACACGGCCCGTATGGTGGGAAGGGGGCCCGTGCTCCTCGTGACCTCGGCCTATCACATGCAGCGGGCGGTGTGGTGTTTCAGGGCCCAGGGGGTGGAGGTGATCCCCGCGCCGGTGGACTTTCGGGATGAGCGGCCCGCCCACTGGATCTTCTACCTGGGGATCTCCGCCGAGGCGGCCAGGGATGTACAGGCGGCCCTCAGGGAATACGTCGGCATGGTCTGGTACCGGGTCGCCTATGGGGCCGGGCTTCCTTGA
- a CDS encoding ATP-binding protein, whose product MKSLVSLISSQRLKQYLFGLPLLEEELLRGERFINRARVGVTLLLGVALLGYVALQGYVLPRVHGYGAVLLLLSVLHIIWVEWRIRGKKIEHIGYISISIDTVLVSGAFLVFVLRFPFVSLITLLYVMYFGMIFSSLARYSPLSTVYAGVCGAVGFSVVGFVLRESGSVGEGAPYFSFLLDPVGIVAGGAVLLFYSGLGAAYLVTVIDFIAKAARSEIQLKKSEERLEGIVQNIPGVILQLEMSVSGNIYYTYISDQAREIFGEKVDRILQNPFATLRFMPKEKLRAIVHTIRNLDRISVPLGWDVRLRTRRGHRWFRVTVSVTPSAEGTFYLNAIILDTEEIHAYQERLKEAKEEAERANRAKSAFLATMSHELRTPLNGIIGMSELLMSSGLSGELVEYARTIQTAGENLLALINDILDISQLESGKLKVERRPCDLKAVLLHVYKTLYPQTIHKNLRFVLEVASEIPAVVISDEARLSQVLFNLVGNAIKFTSRGEVVLRVWMEEEEGRAELVFQVRDTGIGIPREELPRVFERFHQVDQGVTRRFQGSGLGLSIAKDLVELMGGRIDVESEEGKGSCFTVRIPFQVPVSSARVLPFVRDGLEEQVEWRGSLGEEVVEDEEPGGFWVLVADDNEANRVLLHRMFSRMGGRVVTVENGKEAVERVRERPFDLVVLDYHMPVMDGVTAAGVMRREGSVGEGVLVVLTGQALAEDKEFFMREAFDDMLLKPVRLEDLRRLVERWVKGRKRT is encoded by the coding sequence GTGAAATCCCTCGTCTCTCTCATCTCGAGTCAGAGACTCAAGCAGTATCTCTTCGGACTCCCCCTCCTGGAGGAGGAGCTCCTTCGGGGTGAGCGTTTCATCAACAGGGCCAGGGTAGGGGTCACCTTGCTCCTCGGGGTGGCCCTCCTCGGGTATGTGGCGCTTCAGGGCTACGTGCTTCCAAGGGTGCATGGCTACGGTGCCGTGCTCCTTCTTCTCTCGGTGCTCCACATCATCTGGGTGGAATGGCGGATTCGGGGGAAAAAGATCGAGCACATAGGGTACATCTCGATCAGTATCGATACCGTGCTGGTCTCGGGGGCCTTCCTCGTCTTCGTGCTCAGGTTCCCCTTCGTCTCGCTCATCACTTTGCTCTACGTGATGTATTTCGGGATGATCTTCTCCTCGCTCGCACGGTACAGCCCGCTCTCGACGGTATACGCCGGTGTGTGCGGGGCGGTGGGGTTCTCGGTGGTGGGTTTCGTCCTCCGCGAGAGTGGAAGCGTGGGAGAGGGGGCGCCGTACTTCTCGTTCCTCCTGGATCCGGTGGGCATCGTGGCGGGAGGGGCCGTGCTCCTCTTCTACAGTGGTCTCGGGGCCGCGTATCTCGTGACGGTGATCGACTTCATCGCCAAGGCGGCCCGTTCCGAGATCCAGCTGAAGAAGAGCGAGGAGCGGCTCGAGGGTATCGTGCAGAACATCCCGGGGGTCATCCTCCAGCTCGAGATGAGCGTCTCGGGCAACATCTACTATACCTACATAAGCGATCAGGCCCGCGAGATCTTCGGAGAGAAGGTGGACCGGATACTCCAGAACCCCTTCGCCACCCTGCGGTTCATGCCGAAGGAGAAGCTCAGGGCCATCGTCCATACCATCCGGAACTTGGATCGGATCTCGGTGCCGTTGGGATGGGATGTGCGGCTTCGGACGAGGAGGGGGCATCGATGGTTCAGGGTCACGGTGTCGGTGACGCCCTCGGCCGAGGGGACGTTCTATCTCAACGCGATCATCCTGGATACCGAGGAGATCCATGCCTATCAGGAGCGACTCAAGGAGGCGAAGGAGGAGGCGGAGCGGGCCAACAGGGCGAAGAGTGCGTTCCTCGCCACGATGAGCCACGAGCTCCGTACACCTCTCAACGGGATCATAGGGATGAGCGAGCTGCTCATGTCGAGCGGGCTTTCGGGCGAGCTGGTCGAGTACGCGCGGACCATCCAGACTGCGGGTGAGAACCTGTTGGCCCTCATCAACGATATCCTCGATATTTCGCAGCTCGAGTCCGGGAAGCTCAAGGTGGAACGACGACCGTGCGATCTCAAGGCCGTGCTCCTCCACGTGTACAAGACGCTCTATCCTCAGACTATCCACAAGAACCTCAGGTTCGTGCTGGAGGTGGCTTCCGAGATTCCGGCGGTGGTGATCTCGGACGAGGCGCGGCTCTCCCAGGTGCTCTTCAACTTGGTGGGGAACGCCATCAAGTTCACGAGCCGGGGGGAGGTGGTGCTGCGGGTGTGGATGGAGGAGGAAGAGGGTCGGGCGGAGCTCGTCTTCCAGGTGCGGGATACGGGGATCGGGATCCCTAGGGAGGAGCTCCCCCGGGTGTTCGAACGATTCCACCAAGTGGATCAGGGTGTCACGCGCCGTTTCCAGGGCTCGGGGCTGGGGTTGTCGATCGCCAAGGATCTAGTGGAGCTCATGGGGGGGAGGATCGATGTGGAGAGCGAGGAGGGGAAGGGGTCGTGTTTCACGGTGAGGATTCCTTTCCAGGTGCCGGTGTCCTCCGCCCGGGTCCTCCCGTTCGTGAGGGATGGGCTCGAGGAACAGGTGGAGTGGCGGGGGAGTCTGGGGGAGGAGGTGGTGGAGGACGAGGAGCCGGGTGGGTTCTGGGTGCTCGTGGCCGACGACAACGAGGCGAACAGGGTCCTCCTCCACAGGATGTTCTCGCGGATGGGAGGACGGGTGGTGACGGTGGAGAACGGGAAGGAGGCGGTGGAGCGGGTGCGGGAGCGGCCGTTCGACCTGGTGGTGCTCGACTACCACATGCCGGTGATGGACGGGGTGACGGCCGCAGGGGTGATGCGTCGGGAGGGGTCGGTGGGGGAGGGGGTGCTCGTGGTACTCACGGGTCAGGCGCTCGCGGAGGACAAGGAGTTCTTCATGAGGGAAGCGTTCGACGATATGCTGCTCAAGCCGGTGCGCCTGGAGGATCTCAGGCGGCTGGTGGAGAGGTGGGTGAAGGGGAGGAAACGGACGTGA